In a single window of the Terrirubrum flagellatum genome:
- a CDS encoding ABC transporter substrate-binding protein, translating to MRRHGFLIAALLLLVGVGALAASWLTKPQTLRVAVGPLHSEDVRLVAGLVQAAQREKGGLRLKLVLADDPKKAAALLDDGKVDLAVARSDVAVPEHGLTAVVLRRAVVVLLVRADRGLTRIADLKGKTIGAPKAAPENLKLLRTILAQYELPEESIRIDPIEGDAAAALRDGRVDAIYLVGSTLSRPLTDAIATIARGAGDAGVAILPIREAAAIAARNPALESTDLVAGAFGGEPPRPADMTPTVSITHRLMASRDLNNDTVGDLTRFVLDARLALASELPLAQGIEAPSTEKNAALGAHPGAAAYIDGEQESFFDKYSDWFYLVVMVMSVVGSGAAAVIGRVNSRKRNDAMAGLTRLLAILHEARAADDDAALAKLEQEADVILVDTLARAAQGDLDEAGLSAYRLAMDQTARGIAERRLLIARDEAIAAQ from the coding sequence ATGCGCCGTCACGGCTTCCTCATCGCGGCCCTGCTGCTGCTCGTGGGCGTCGGCGCTCTCGCGGCCTCCTGGCTGACGAAGCCGCAGACCCTGCGGGTGGCCGTCGGCCCGCTCCATTCCGAGGATGTCAGACTGGTCGCGGGACTGGTGCAGGCGGCCCAGCGCGAGAAGGGCGGCTTGAGGCTCAAGCTGGTGCTGGCCGACGATCCAAAGAAGGCCGCCGCCCTCCTCGATGACGGCAAGGTCGACCTCGCCGTGGCGCGCAGCGATGTCGCCGTGCCCGAGCATGGGCTGACAGCCGTCGTGCTGCGCCGGGCCGTCGTGGTGCTTCTCGTCCGCGCCGACCGCGGCCTGACGCGGATCGCCGACCTCAAGGGCAAAACGATCGGCGCGCCGAAGGCCGCGCCCGAAAATCTCAAGCTCTTGCGGACGATCCTCGCGCAATACGAACTGCCGGAGGAGTCGATCCGGATCGATCCGATCGAGGGAGACGCCGCGGCCGCCCTGCGCGACGGCCGCGTCGATGCGATCTATCTCGTGGGATCGACGCTCAGCCGGCCGCTGACCGATGCGATCGCGACGATTGCGCGCGGCGCCGGCGACGCCGGCGTCGCCATCCTGCCGATCCGCGAAGCGGCTGCGATCGCGGCGCGCAATCCCGCGCTTGAATCGACCGATCTTGTCGCCGGCGCGTTCGGCGGCGAGCCGCCGCGACCTGCGGACATGACTCCCACCGTCTCGATCACGCATCGTCTCATGGCGAGCCGCGATCTCAACAACGACACGGTCGGCGATCTCACACGCTTCGTACTCGACGCGCGTCTTGCGCTGGCGAGCGAGCTGCCGCTGGCGCAGGGCATCGAGGCGCCTTCTACCGAGAAGAACGCGGCGCTCGGCGCCCATCCCGGCGCTGCGGCTTACATCGATGGCGAGCAGGAAAGCTTCTTCGATAAATACAGCGACTGGTTCTATCTCGTCGTCATGGTGATGTCGGTCGTCGGCTCCGGCGCGGCTGCGGTGATCGGCCGTGTGAATTCGCGCAAGCGTAACGACGCGATGGCGGGGCTGACGCGCCTGCTCGCGATCCTGCATGAAGCGCGCGCGGCGGATGATGATGCGGCGCTGGCGAAACTCGAACAGGAAGCCGACGTGATTCTCGTCGACACGCTGGCGCGCGCCGCGCAGGGCGATCTCGATGAAGCCGGCCTCTCAGCCTATCGGCTTGCGATGGATCAGACGGCGCGCGGCATCGCCGAGCGAAGGCTGCTCATCGCGCGCGACGAAGCGATCGCCGCGCAATAA
- a CDS encoding adenylate/guanylate cyclase domain-containing protein: MQRPQRKLTAMVSVDVADSSRRMQDNESETLRELARIRKQVAGPLLRKFRGDMFKTMGDGGLIEFMSVEDAVCFTLEFQEAMARRNGGAANPIRFRAGIALADVLVEGDDRFGWAIGFLVHLQQIAPPGGVVLTHSVRWQLAKSVAARFTRAETRRIKGVDELMEVWIHAPDGMPDSVQPPSSPLSTPIIVPRRCSADKPVLVILPFSNLTGDPARAALIDGVVDELTRSLAHAAEFSVMAADGALGRAGGAIDPRFLAMEVGARYVLSGALRASGERVRVGVQLIEAHTRAVLWSDRFEGELDDVFALEDHIATSIAGALHTVVRSAEIARAERKGTAQLTPQDHIHRAMPRFWAHRREDNDAAIAELNAALEAAPRHALALALKGWCLSQKVTYIWSEDIARDKAEALRCADQAAALDSDDAMALTAIGATYTILEVSQTRALSFINRALARDPHLAWAWLRAGYAHAYNGDPREGVRCLEQALALSPFDPIKFNIFAGLGVCHFLLANYSEAEECAARALEHKPGMVWANRLLATSAAHAGDLAVARQAVEGLLGETSGLTVEDVGDAIHNLAGRDLERYLDGLRMAGLPERAPRRSNVLSFDQRRRERGKAAVH; encoded by the coding sequence ATGCAGAGACCGCAGCGCAAGCTCACGGCCATGGTGTCGGTCGACGTCGCCGATTCCTCGCGCCGCATGCAGGACAATGAGAGCGAGACGCTCCGCGAGCTCGCCCGCATCCGGAAGCAGGTGGCGGGACCGCTGCTGCGCAAATTCCGCGGCGATATGTTCAAGACAATGGGCGATGGCGGGCTCATCGAATTCATGAGCGTCGAGGACGCCGTCTGCTTCACGCTCGAATTCCAGGAGGCGATGGCGAGGCGCAATGGGGGCGCCGCCAATCCGATTCGCTTCCGCGCCGGCATCGCGCTGGCGGACGTGCTGGTCGAGGGCGACGACCGCTTCGGCTGGGCGATCGGCTTCCTCGTCCATCTCCAGCAGATCGCGCCGCCCGGCGGCGTCGTGCTCACCCATTCCGTGCGCTGGCAGCTCGCGAAATCGGTCGCCGCCCGGTTCACCCGCGCCGAGACCCGCCGCATCAAGGGCGTCGACGAATTGATGGAGGTCTGGATCCACGCGCCGGACGGGATGCCGGACAGCGTCCAGCCGCCTTCCTCGCCCCTGTCGACGCCGATCATCGTTCCCCGTCGCTGCAGCGCCGACAAGCCTGTGCTGGTGATCCTGCCTTTCTCCAATCTGACGGGCGATCCTGCTCGCGCGGCGCTGATCGACGGCGTCGTCGACGAGCTGACGCGTTCGCTCGCCCATGCGGCGGAATTTTCGGTGATGGCGGCCGACGGCGCGCTCGGCCGCGCCGGCGGCGCCATCGATCCGCGCTTTCTCGCGATGGAGGTCGGCGCGCGTTATGTGCTCTCGGGCGCGCTGCGCGCGTCAGGCGAGCGCGTGCGCGTCGGCGTGCAGCTCATCGAGGCGCACACCCGCGCCGTGCTCTGGTCGGATCGGTTCGAGGGTGAGCTCGACGATGTGTTCGCGCTCGAGGATCATATCGCGACGTCGATCGCAGGCGCGTTGCATACGGTGGTGCGTTCGGCCGAGATCGCGCGCGCCGAGCGCAAGGGAACGGCGCAGCTCACGCCGCAGGATCACATCCATCGCGCCATGCCGCGCTTCTGGGCCCATCGCCGCGAGGACAATGACGCGGCGATCGCCGAGCTTAACGCCGCGCTTGAAGCCGCGCCGCGTCACGCGCTGGCGCTCGCGCTGAAAGGCTGGTGTCTCAGCCAGAAGGTGACCTACATCTGGTCCGAGGACATCGCGCGCGACAAGGCCGAGGCGTTGCGTTGCGCCGATCAGGCCGCCGCGCTCGACAGCGACGACGCCATGGCGCTGACGGCGATCGGCGCGACCTACACCATTCTCGAAGTCAGCCAGACGCGCGCGCTGAGCTTCATCAATCGCGCGCTGGCGCGCGATCCGCATCTCGCCTGGGCCTGGCTGCGCGCGGGTTACGCGCACGCCTACAATGGCGATCCGCGCGAGGGCGTGCGCTGTCTCGAACAGGCGCTGGCCTTGAGCCCGTTCGATCCGATCAAGTTCAACATCTTCGCCGGCCTCGGCGTCTGCCACTTCCTGCTTGCGAATTATTCCGAAGCGGAGGAGTGCGCGGCGCGCGCGCTCGAACACAAGCCCGGCATGGTGTGGGCGAACCGGCTGCTCGCGACATCGGCCGCGCATGCCGGCGATCTCGCCGTCGCGCGTCAGGCCGTGGAGGGTCTGCTCGGCGAGACGTCGGGCCTGACAGTCGAGGATGTCGGCGATGCGATCCATAATCTCGCGGGCCGCGATCTCGAACGTTATCTCGACGGGCTGCGCATGGCCGGTCTGCCCGAGCGAGCGCCGCGCCGCTCCAACGTGCTGTCCTTCGACCAGCGCCGGCGCGAGCGCGGCAAGGCGGCTGTTCACTGA
- a CDS encoding adenylate/guanylate cyclase domain-containing protein: protein MPTHRRMTVIVSLDVVGFTRMLRADERGTLRAMGWIRRELGEPTLARYHGKAFKIMGDGALIEFDSVHEAATWAMEFQRAVKLADKRNNVGQPIESRISIVLADLIVAGEERYGEGLNFAVRLQEIAPPGGVVVSEAVHFNLRGDMRGRFVDAGEYQVKNIDEPVRGFVWTPETDPPRPASARAGEPSGSEN, encoded by the coding sequence ATGCCCACCCATCGCCGCATGACCGTGATCGTGTCGCTCGACGTCGTCGGCTTCACGCGCATGCTGCGCGCCGACGAGCGCGGCACCTTGCGCGCCATGGGCTGGATCAGGCGCGAGCTCGGCGAGCCGACGCTCGCCCGCTATCACGGCAAAGCCTTCAAGATCATGGGCGACGGCGCGCTGATCGAGTTCGACAGCGTGCATGAGGCCGCCACCTGGGCGATGGAGTTCCAGCGCGCGGTCAAGCTCGCCGACAAGCGCAACAATGTCGGTCAGCCGATCGAGTCGCGCATCTCGATCGTGCTCGCCGACCTGATCGTCGCCGGCGAGGAGCGCTATGGCGAAGGGCTCAACTTCGCCGTCCGCCTGCAGGAGATCGCCCCGCCGGGCGGCGTCGTGGTGTCGGAAGCCGTCCATTTCAACCTGCGCGGCGACATGCGCGGCCGCTTCGTCGACGCCGGCGAGTATCAGGTGAAGAACATCGACGAGCCGGTGCGCGGCTTCGTCTGGACGCCCGAGACCGATCCGCCGCGGCCGGCGTCGGCGCGGGCGGGAGAGCCCTCCGGCTCGGAAAACTGA
- a CDS encoding cupin domain-containing protein, protein MTSAVDRVRVIAPGQTYVGKQGFTYGAGVSAETCGAEQLCMNVLPMPPGARAKAHYHAGVETIAYLLEGECAFYYGDALEHRRVMRAGEQAYMPADVPHAPANESGAPCVWIVVHSAGSDQEGVVLLPHLDPPAKG, encoded by the coding sequence ATGACATCCGCCGTCGATCGCGTCCGCGTCATCGCGCCCGGCCAGACCTATGTCGGCAAGCAGGGCTTCACCTATGGCGCCGGCGTCTCGGCCGAGACCTGCGGCGCCGAGCAGCTCTGCATGAATGTGCTGCCGATGCCGCCGGGCGCGCGGGCGAAGGCGCATTATCACGCGGGCGTCGAGACCATCGCCTATCTCCTCGAAGGCGAGTGCGCTTTCTACTACGGCGATGCTCTCGAACATCGCCGCGTCATGCGCGCGGGCGAGCAGGCCTATATGCCGGCTGATGTGCCGCATGCGCCGGCGAATGAGAGCGGCGCGCCTTGCGTCTGGATCGTCGTCCATTCCGCCGGCAGCGATCAGGAGGGCGTTGTCCTCCTCCCGCATCTCGATCCCCCGGCGAAGGGTTGA
- a CDS encoding GFA family protein — protein MLLATCHCGCVSLEIASAPQTVTECNCSVCRRYGVLWAYYSPRDVMVSAAEPTGTYQWDDRAIAFHRCARCGCVTHWSAVDPARNRMGVNARLLPPQILQAARIRHLDGAVSETYLD, from the coding sequence ATGCTCCTCGCCACCTGCCATTGCGGCTGCGTCTCGCTCGAAATCGCCTCCGCCCCGCAAACCGTCACCGAATGCAATTGCTCGGTCTGCCGGCGCTATGGCGTGCTCTGGGCCTATTATTCCCCGCGCGATGTGATGGTGAGCGCGGCGGAGCCGACCGGGACCTATCAATGGGACGATCGCGCGATCGCCTTCCATCGCTGCGCGCGCTGCGGTTGCGTCACGCACTGGTCGGCGGTCGATCCCGCGCGCAACCGTATGGGCGTCAACGCCCGCCTGCTGCCGCCGCAGATTTTGCAGGCCGCGCGCATCCGTCATCTCGACGGCGCGGTCAGCGAGACGTACCTCGATTGA
- a CDS encoding MFS transporter, whose amino-acid sequence MRIDKSPATPDRSDLAVLALGLGAFLTLFDVTAVVVAMPGLAKELGFAIEGAAWVIDAYSLAFTSALLMSGALADRFGRRRAMLAGNAIFLAASIACGAAPKGPLLLAARVAQGAGAAFMTTGSIALIAGAFPDHRRRARAFGFIGVISGVAMALGPTLGGLLAAWAGWRWIFYANIPFCLALAFSVPRLVAETTDSQGRPLDPLGIALLTLSLGLAIDALLRRDATWALRAACLVASVIIAIIFTLQQGRSSRPVLDPRVFATSTMAGISLLLTAIQFGYWAALVYLPLFLNVGLAISIETAGVMLLAATLPMLLVPWMGGRFVTQWGWRRFFLVAFGAVALGDLLLLFASVSNDAALRFAATLGNGASAAEFAAPFALAAFIALAATVVALVLLPAKDGQGGA is encoded by the coding sequence GTGCGCATCGACAAATCTCCCGCGACACCAGACCGATCCGATCTCGCCGTTCTCGCTCTCGGCCTCGGCGCCTTCCTGACCTTGTTCGACGTGACGGCGGTCGTCGTCGCGATGCCGGGCCTTGCGAAGGAGTTGGGTTTCGCGATCGAGGGCGCGGCCTGGGTCATCGACGCCTACAGCCTCGCTTTCACGAGCGCGCTTCTCATGTCGGGCGCGCTTGCCGATCGCTTCGGCCGCAGGCGCGCAATGCTGGCGGGCAACGCGATTTTCCTCGCAGCTTCGATCGCCTGCGGCGCGGCGCCGAAAGGACCGCTGCTTCTCGCGGCGCGCGTCGCTCAGGGCGCGGGCGCCGCCTTCATGACCACAGGCTCCATCGCGCTCATCGCGGGCGCATTTCCTGATCACAGGCGAAGGGCGCGCGCGTTCGGCTTCATCGGCGTCATCTCGGGCGTGGCGATGGCGCTCGGCCCGACGCTCGGCGGATTGCTCGCGGCATGGGCCGGCTGGCGCTGGATATTCTACGCCAACATTCCCTTCTGCCTCGCGCTGGCGTTCTCGGTCCCTCGCCTCGTCGCGGAGACGACGGATTCGCAGGGAAGGCCGCTCGATCCGCTCGGCATTGCGTTGCTGACGCTATCTCTCGGTCTTGCAATCGATGCGTTGCTGAGGCGCGACGCGACATGGGCGCTGCGGGCCGCATGCCTCGTCGCCAGCGTGATCATCGCGATCATCTTCACGCTGCAGCAGGGACGCAGTTCGCGCCCGGTGCTTGATCCCCGCGTGTTCGCGACATCGACCATGGCGGGAATCAGCCTGCTGCTGACGGCGATCCAGTTCGGCTACTGGGCGGCGCTCGTCTATCTCCCGCTGTTTCTGAATGTCGGCCTCGCCATCAGCATCGAGACGGCCGGCGTCATGCTTCTCGCGGCGACGCTGCCGATGCTGCTCGTGCCGTGGATGGGCGGCCGGTTCGTCACGCAATGGGGTTGGCGGCGATTCTTCCTCGTTGCATTCGGCGCGGTAGCGCTTGGCGATCTCCTGCTTCTCTTCGCTTCCGTCTCGAACGACGCGGCGCTGCGTTTCGCCGCGACGCTTGGAAACGGAGCGAGCGCTGCGGAGTTTGCTGCGCCGTTTGCTCTGGCTGCATTTATCGCGCTTGCTGCGACGGTTGTCGCGCTCGTGTTGCTGCCGGCGAAGGATGGGCAGGGCGGTGCGTGA
- a CDS encoding DUF1499 domain-containing protein: MRAAVLEDPVSRAAVWSGRIAWFALVVAAIGVVLARFGRVEPAQAVGVLGASFLVALIAIGVAIFGLVVIWNEGFRGAGRAFGAIGLAGALLLAPAWFALKAATLPDISDVSTDLADPPAFSRSRVSLEARGGRVRSLPDADARAKQRRSYGGLAPATLERTPDEAFAIARDAARNLGWRIIEANPPAARSGVATIEAIDYSLVLRFPDDVTIRVRPLANGSRIDARSASRFGSHDFGANARRIQRYLQEVASINEAK, from the coding sequence ATGCGCGCCGCCGTTCTTGAAGACCCGGTCTCGCGCGCCGCGGTCTGGAGCGGCCGCATCGCCTGGTTCGCGCTTGTCGTCGCTGCGATCGGCGTCGTGCTGGCGCGTTTCGGGCGCGTGGAGCCGGCGCAGGCGGTCGGCGTGCTCGGCGCTTCGTTCCTTGTCGCGCTGATTGCGATTGGCGTCGCGATTTTCGGTTTGGTCGTCATCTGGAATGAAGGTTTTCGCGGCGCCGGCCGCGCCTTCGGCGCCATCGGGCTCGCCGGCGCGCTGCTGCTCGCGCCCGCATGGTTTGCGCTCAAGGCCGCGACGCTGCCTGACATCAGCGACGTCTCGACCGATCTCGCCGATCCGCCCGCCTTCTCGCGTTCACGCGTTTCGCTGGAGGCGCGCGGCGGCCGCGTGCGTTCGCTGCCTGACGCCGATGCGCGCGCGAAGCAGCGCCGATCCTATGGCGGGCTGGCGCCTGCAACGCTGGAGCGCACGCCGGACGAGGCGTTCGCCATCGCGCGGGACGCGGCGCGCAATCTCGGCTGGCGCATCATCGAGGCCAATCCGCCAGCCGCGCGTTCGGGCGTCGCGACCATCGAGGCGATCGACTATTCGCTGGTGCTGCGCTTTCCCGACGATGTCACGATCCGCGTGCGGCCGCTCGCCAACGGCTCGCGCATCGATGCGCGTTCGGCGTCGCGCTTCGGCTCGCATGATTTCGGCGCCAATGCGCGCCGCATCCAGCGCTATCTCCAGGAAGTCGCTTCGATCAACGAGGCGAAGTAA